CTGCCCGCCCGTTTCCCGGTGATGCAGGTTGATACGCGTTTTTATCATCTGCCGCTTGCCGCCTCCGCAGTCTGACGGCACAGAGTCTGTAACGTTGCCGTGTGGGTGAGACGGAGCACAGATCACGACCCGCGGGGCTGAGCCAGCCGAGAAGGGGGAAATCTAGCCATGGACAACCTCAGTGAGTTTGCCAATGGTCGCGCCTACGATGCGCAGTATGGTCATCTCTATACCGATGACATCGCCTATCTGACCCACCTGCTACCGGAGACCGGCGGGCCGGTGCTGGACCTCTGCTGCGGTACCGGTATCGTCAGCATTCCGCTGGCGCAGCAGGGAGTGGAGGTGATCGGTGTGGATCTCAGTCAGCCCATGCTTGACTGGGCCAGAGCCAAAAGTCAGGGGCTGCCCGTTCGCTGGGTACACAGTGATGTGCTGGCCTATGAGCCGGTGTGGCGCTTTGGCCTGATCACCATGACCGGCAATGCGCTGCAGATGTTTCTTGATGACACCCGTCTGCTGGGGTTGTTTCAGCGGGTAGCGGAGTGGCTGAGTGATGAAGGCAGCTTCGTTTTTGACACCCGCCTGCCCACGCCGCAGCAACTGCATCCCTATGAGGAAGAAGTGGAGCTGGCGCGTTTTCTGGACAGCGAATGCCATGAGGTGGTGGAGCTGGCGACTCGCTACTACGACAGCATCAGCCAGTGCCAGACCTGGCATAAGCGGCGGCTGCGCAATGGCGAACAGCAGCACAGCCAGATCACTCTGCGCTACAGCACTATCGAACAGCTGGAAAGCATGATGTATGAGGCAGGCCTGCAGGTGCAGGCACGCTTTGCTGACTGGCAGCAAACGCCTTTTCAGCGCGAAGCGCACAGCATCGTCTATCGTCTGGGACGAATTCGTCGCCCCTGAACTGAACAGGTGTGCATGATCTGAGTACAGCGTGATGACCGGCACGCGTCCGCTATTTCGGTGAATGCGACGAAGACCGTGATCGGTGCTTGTTGAATGAACGCAATTTGCTAAAGTGCTGCGTTATTCGGATAGCGCTGCTGCCCTGCCGTCTTGCGCGTCTGTGCTACCCGGCAGGGCAGTGCTGGCACGAGGGCGCGGGGTTGCTGTACAGCGGGTCTCGAGAATCCCTTCTGAGGAATGTTATGACAACCACCACTGACATCATTCGTGGCCGTGTCGCGGCCTTGCGTGCGGCCATGGCCGAACGGGGCGTCACTGCCTGCCTGATCCCTTCTGCCGATCCCCATCTGTCCGAGTATCTGCCCAAACGCTGGCAGGGGCGAAAATGGCTGTCCGGTTTTACTGGCTCAGTCGGTACCCTGATTGTCACCGCCGATTTCGCCGGTGTCTGGGTGGATGGCCGTTACTGGGTACAGGCCGAGCAGGAACTGGCAGACACCGGCATCCAGCTGATGAAGCAGGTTGCCGTCCAGCAGGTCGCCTATATTGACTGGCTGGCAGACACCCTGCCTGAGGGCAGTGTGGTTGCTGTCGATGGGCAGGTGCTGAGCCTGACGCTGACGCGCAATCTGCAGCAGGCGCTCAGCGCTAAAAAGATCGGGCTGCGCAGTGATGTGGATGTGCTCGACGCCATCTGGCCAGAGCGTGCCGGCCTGCCAGAGGCACCGATTTACGCCCATGAAGCCCCCTTTGCCACCGTCAGCCGGGCAGAGAAACTGGCCCGTGTGCGCGAGCGCATGCAGGCATCAGGAGCCGACTGGCATTTTATTTCCACCGTCGATGATCTGGCCTGGCTGTTCAATCTGCGCGGCAGTGATGTGTCGTATAACCCGGTTTTTGTCGGCCACGCCCTGCTGGGACGGGATGAGGCCACCCTGTTTATCGCCGATGGCAAACTCAGTGCTGAACTGACGGCGCAGCTGGCCGCAGATGGTGTGAATGTCGCCCGCTATGAGCTGGCACCGCAGAGGCTGGCGGCCCTGCCAGAGGGGACTAGCCTGTTATGCGATCCCAACCGTGTGACCGGTGGACTGATTGGTCAGCTGCCAGCAGGCGTTACGGTACGGGAAGAGCTGAATCCATCGACCCTGATGAAGGCCTGCAAGACGGCCGAAGAGGCTGCCCATGTCCGTCGTGCCATGGAGCAGGATGGCGCGGCACTGTGCGAATTCTTTGCCTGGCTGGAGCGGGCTCAGGCGCAGGGTGAACACATCACGGAGCTGACCATTGATGAGCAGATTACCGCGGCGCGGGCTCGTCGCCCCGGCTTTGTCTGCCCCAGTTTCTCCACCATCGCCGGTTTCAATGCCAACGGAGCCTTGCCGCACTACCGTGCTACCGAGGAGGCGCACAGTGTTATCAGCGGTGATGGCCTGCTGTTGATTGACTCCGGTGGCCAGTATCTGGGCGGTACTACCGATATCACCCGTGTGGTGCCTGTGGGCGAGGTCAGCGCTGCACAGAAGCGCGACTACACCCTGGTGCTGAAGGGCATGATGGCGCTGTCCCGTGCGCGTTTCCCCAAAGGCATCAAGTCACCGCTGCTGGACAGTATTGCCCGTGCGCCTCTGTGGGCTGAAGGCATTGATTACGGTCATGGCACTGGCCACGGCGTGGGTTATTTCCTCAATGTTCATGAAGGTCCACAGGTGATTTCCTATTACGCCCAGCCTGCGCCGCAAACTGCCATGGCCGAAGGCATGATTACCTCCATCGAGCCGGGCATTTACCGGCAGGGGCAATGGGGCGTGCGGATCGAGAATCTGGTCATCAACCAGCCCGCTGCGGGTGAGTTCGGTGAATATCTGCAGTTTGAAACCCTGACGTTGTGCCCTATCGATACCCGCTGTATCGACCTGTCGCGCATGCGTACGGATGAAATCGACTGGCTCAATGGCTATCACGCCGAGGTGCGCACCCGCCTGCTGCCTCTGGTCGAAGGGGAAGCCCGCGCCTGGCTGGAGCGCCGTACCCAGCCGCTGGTATAAGCCGGTCCGTCTCTGATTGCGCTGCCTGATGCAGCGCAGTCTTTCTCAAACAACCACTGATCGACATGATCTTTGCCGCTATGCTGTAGCGTTCTGCATATTGCATTGGCTGGGTTTCGCATGACCGCATCACGTCGTTCTTTTCTCCGACACCTCTCGGGTCTGGTGCTGGGTACCGGCAGTCTGTCTGTACTCAACGTACTGGCCGCAACGCCCAGTACGCCACTGGTTCCGGCCTTGTTCATCGGTCATGGATCGCCGATGAATGCGCTGGAAAACAATCCCTTTACCCTTGCCTGGGACGCCATGGCAAAGACGCTGGCAGGCTTACCTAAACCCCGTGCCATTCTGTGTGTCTCGGCCCACTGGCAGACGCCGGTCTCGACGGTCTCGGTAGTGGCTAAGCCTGCCACTATTTATGATTTCTACGGTTTTCCCGGGGTGCTCTACATGCGCCAGTATCGCGCCATGGGTGTCCCGGAAAGCCTGCAATGGCTGCAGCAGGCCACCACTCAGCCGCTCGCGGCCGATGCCGAACGAGGCCTTGATCACGGTGCCTGGGTGGTGTTATCGCGGCTGTTTCCCCGGGCCGATGTGCCGGTGTTTCAGTTGAGTCTCGGGCAGGATCTGGACTTTGACGGACACTATCAGCTGGCAGCACAACTGGCGCAGTTGCGCCGCCGTGGGGTGATGGTGATTGGCAGTGGCAATATGGTGCATAACCTGCGCTCTGCGCAGGAGGATACTATGTACGGGATGCGGGATCAGGTGCACGGCTGGGCTCAGGAGCTGGATCAGCGCCTGCTGGAGGCCATCGATACGCATGATCATCTGCGCCTGCGTCATCTGCCGGTTACTGAACCTACCCTGTTTGCTCAGGGGCATCCGACGCCTGAGCATTTCCTGCCGCTGCTCTATCCGCTGGCGATGCAGGATAAACAGGACGAGCTGCGCTACTTCGCCAAGGGTTTTGCTCCGGGGTCTATCTCCATGACCTCACTGCTGCTGATGCCAGCCTGAGTGAGCCGCAGAAATAACAAAGCCTGCACGAGGCAGGCTTTGTTACTACAGGTCTGAAAGCGCCGGTTAATTAACGACCAGTGCTCTCAAAGCGTGCCAGATGAGGCTCATTCTTGCTGGCCTTGTCGGCAGCTACACGCTTTTCCCAGAAGGTAGCGTTCTTGATGCCCAGCTTCTCAGGATGGAACACGGGGTCCAGACCCTGTTTCTTCTGTGCTTCGTAATCCTTCAGTGCCAGCAGGGCGGGCTTCTGCAGAATCAGAATGGCGATGATGTTCAGCCAGGCCATCAGACCTACACCGATGTCACCCATACCCCAGGCTACGTCAGCGGAACGGATGCTGCCGTAGAATACGGAACCCATGATCACCAGCTTCAGCAGCAGACTCAGCCAGGGGCGGTGTACCTGACGGTTGATGTAGGACACGTTGGTATCGGCGATGTAGTAGTAAGCCATGATGGTGGTGAAGGCAAAGAAGAACAGTGCTACCGCCACGAAGATGTTACCGAAGCCGGGCAGTACGGTTTCAACCGCCGCCTGGGTGTAACCGGGGCCAGCATCAACGCCGGGCAGATTCTGAACCAGGAACTCGCCTGCAGTCAGGCCTTTGACGTTGTAGGTGCCGGTGATCAGGATCATCAGTGCAGTCGCGGTGCAGACGAACAGGGTGTCAACGTACACGGAGAAGCCCTGTACCAGACCCTGTTTGGCAGGATGAGACACTTCAGCCGCGGCTGAAGGATGTGGGCCAGTACCCTGACCGGCTTCGTTGGAGTAAACACCACGCTTCACACCCCACTGGATCGCCAGACCCAGCACGGCACCGAAACCTGCATCCATACCGAAAGCGCTTTTGAAGATCAGGGCGAAGATCTGAGGCAGTTCACTCAGGTTCATGGCGACGATCACGCACGCCACGATGATGTAACCCAGTGCCATGAAAGGTACAACGACTTCGGCTACCTGGGCGATACGCTTGATACCACCGAAAATGATCAGACCCAGCAGGATCACCACGATGGTGGCGGTCACGGTGGGATCAATACCGAACGCATTGGCAACACCGGTGGCAATGGAGTTGGCCTGTACGCCGGGCAGCAGCAGACCACAGCCGATCACGGTGGCGATGGCGAAAATCCAGGCATACCACTTCTGGCCCATGCCTTTTTCGATGTAGTAAGCCGGGCCGCCGCGGTACTGGCCGTCTTCTTTCTCTTTGTAGATCTGTGCCAGGGTTGATTCAACGAAAGCCGTGCTGGCGCCGAGGAAGGCAACCGCCCACATCCAGAACACAGCGCCCGGGCCACCAAAGGTAATGGCAGTCGCCACACCGGCGATGTTACCGGTACCGACGCGGCCGGACAGGGAAATGGTCAGTGCCTGAAAGGAGGAAACACCGTTGGCCGAGGCTTTGCCTTCGAACATCAGGGTGACCATTTCTTTCACGTGGCGAACCTGCAGGAAGCGGGTGCGCAGAGAGAAGTAGACGCCTACCAGCAGGCAGAGGCCTATCAGGTAGTTGCTCCAGATAACGTCATTGATTGCGTTGACTAACTCAGCCATGACAGCGGTGCCCTCGTTATAGTTTATTTTTGGAATTATGGTGATTGACAGCGAATCTTCCCGGTTGTTTTTTCACCAGCAGGCTGGATGGCCGGGATAGAAAATGAGCGCAGAAAAATACTCTGATCGTTACTTTTTGACAAGCACTGCCTGCACAGGCATGTCAACAGAAACATTGAAACCAATTGGTTTGATTTTTGTAGAAGCTTAATCGATTCCGCTACCTGAAGCGGGCGATGGAATCGATGGACTGGGGAGCGCAGGCTGAGCGGTGTTATTGAGCGTGAGTGCCGGGCATATTGAAGATGCCTTCCAGGCCATTTTCCCTTAGCAGGGCGTCGTAGCGGCCATTTTGCACCAGCTTCATCAGCCCCCGGTTGAAGGCTTCGATCAGCTCGGCATGGCGTGGGTTGGCATAGCCAGCCATGGCATAGAGCAGATTTTGACTGAGGGGGTTATCGGAGAACGTCAGCTGTTGCAGGGCGTGCGGATTATTCTGGAGCAGGTAGTAACGTGCCACGGTCTCGTTTTCCGGCATCAGGTCGATACGTCCCTCCAGCAGCATGTTGATACCTTGGGCAAAGGCGCGCACTTCCAAGCGATTGTAGTTGGTGTTGCGTAGAAAAACGTCGTTATAGGCATAGCCACGGATAAGGGCAATGTTCTTACCGCTGAGGCTCTCAATACCTTGATAGGAAAAAGGGTCGCTCTTGCGCTTGAGAAACTTGACGGAGCTGTCGAGGTAGGGGCGACTGAACATAAAGTCACGGCTACGGTCACTGTCCCACCAGGCATCAATGATCATATCGAACATGCCTGAGCGGGTGCCTTCCAGCGCGCGGGCCCAGGGAACAAAAATCATCTCCACCTGATAGCCTTCGAGCGCCAGTGCTTCGCGGGCAATCTGCGTCGCGATGCCCTGATCCTGACGTTTGTCGTCCAGATAGGGCGGCCAGGGATCACCGGCAAGGGTGATATGCCTGGACGCGGTGCCGTCTGTGGTTTCAGCAGATGCCCAGCCTGAAGGCAGACAAAACCAGCAGAGCATAAGAAGAAGTGCAGTACGAATGGCGTGATACCTTTGTTAGGAACCGACCGGCGGTGAGGTGCTGCATTGGCAGTAACACCCAATTTTCAGATATTTAGCAGGAATACAGTTCACTTACCTGAGTAGACTAGTCAGCTTTAGCTGACTTGACCAGCGACGGAAATGATCGAACGCGCCATTCCTGCACCTTATGCTTCCTGCCTATTCCCTGTCCGTGAAAGCGGCCTCTTCTCCGTCCGTAAATGCTGTCGATGCGGGGTCAGTGCTTGGTCGGTGATTCGAACAGGCGCAGTATCTGCACCCCTTCCTCACGCACGGCCGGACCGCTCTGATTGACTCGGGTGGGCAGCTCGCCGGCGGGGCTGACTTCATCAGGCTGACCATCCAGACGCATGGAGTCATTGAAGTCACAGGCGACGCATTCACGGTATTCCCGCTCTTCATCACGGTACATGCGCAGGGTGTCCTGCTTGGCACAGCGCGGGCACACCGCACCAGCGATAAAACGTTTGATAGTACTCATCACGGTATCCTCCCACTGCACCCGACCGTCAACGGCCGGGCGCGCGGGTATGTTATAGCCAGACTGGCGGAGGAGCCAGTCTGTGATCATTGTGTTGCCCTTACGCGGTCAGTACCACCGGGTATCAGGCAGCAAGGCCAGAATGGCGCAGCAGCGGGCCGATATCTGGCTCGCGGCCGCGGAACGCCTTGAACAGTTCCATGGCAGGCTTGCTGCCACCTTGCTCCAGTACGGCAGTGAGGAAGCGCTCACCGGTCTGGCGATTAAAAATCCCTTCTTCCTCAAAGGCACTGAAAGCATCCGCCGACAGCACTTCCGCCCATTTGTAGCTGTAGTAGCCCGCCGCATAGCCCCCGGCAAAAATGTGGGTGAAGGCATGGGCGAAGCGATTGAAGCCAGGTGGAATCAGCACGGCCACTTCGTCACGGACGGCATCCAGCACCTGCTGCACCTGAGTGACGCCGGGCTGGAAGTCGCGATGGAGGATAAAGTCGAACAGGGCAAACTCCAGCTGACGCACCATCATCATGGCTGCCTGAAAGTTTTTTGCCGCCATCATCTTGTCCAGCAGTTCCGCAGGCAGGGGCTCGCCGGTCTCGTAGTGGCCGCTGATCAGGTCCAGCGCTTCTTTCTCCCAGCACCAGTTTTCCATGAACTGGCTGGGCAGCTCGACCGCATCCCAGGCCACGCCGTTGATCCCCGACACGCTGCCAACGCTGACCTTCGTCAGCATATGGTGCAGGCCGTGG
This Pokkaliibacter sp. MBI-7 DNA region includes the following protein-coding sequences:
- a CDS encoding transporter substrate-binding domain-containing protein; its protein translation is MLCWFCLPSGWASAETTDGTASRHITLAGDPWPPYLDDKRQDQGIATQIAREALALEGYQVEMIFVPWARALEGTRSGMFDMIIDAWWDSDRSRDFMFSRPYLDSSVKFLKRKSDPFSYQGIESLSGKNIALIRGYAYNDVFLRNTNYNRLEVRAFAQGINMLLEGRIDLMPENETVARYYLLQNNPHALQQLTFSDNPLSQNLLYAMAGYANPRHAELIEAFNRGLMKLVQNGRYDALLRENGLEGIFNMPGTHAQ
- a CDS encoding YheV family putative zinc ribbon protein, whose product is MSTIKRFIAGAVCPRCAKQDTLRMYRDEEREYRECVACDFNDSMRLDGQPDEVSPAGELPTRVNQSGPAVREEGVQILRLFESPTKH
- a CDS encoding aminopeptidase P family protein, coding for MTTTTDIIRGRVAALRAAMAERGVTACLIPSADPHLSEYLPKRWQGRKWLSGFTGSVGTLIVTADFAGVWVDGRYWVQAEQELADTGIQLMKQVAVQQVAYIDWLADTLPEGSVVAVDGQVLSLTLTRNLQQALSAKKIGLRSDVDVLDAIWPERAGLPEAPIYAHEAPFATVSRAEKLARVRERMQASGADWHFISTVDDLAWLFNLRGSDVSYNPVFVGHALLGRDEATLFIADGKLSAELTAQLAADGVNVARYELAPQRLAALPEGTSLLCDPNRVTGGLIGQLPAGVTVREELNPSTLMKACKTAEEAAHVRRAMEQDGAALCEFFAWLERAQAQGEHITELTIDEQITAARARRPGFVCPSFSTIAGFNANGALPHYRATEEAHSVISGDGLLLIDSGGQYLGGTTDITRVVPVGEVSAAQKRDYTLVLKGMMALSRARFPKGIKSPLLDSIARAPLWAEGIDYGHGTGHGVGYFLNVHEGPQVISYYAQPAPQTAMAEGMITSIEPGIYRQGQWGVRIENLVINQPAAGEFGEYLQFETLTLCPIDTRCIDLSRMRTDEIDWLNGYHAEVRTRLLPLVEGEARAWLERRTQPLV
- a CDS encoding alanine/glycine:cation symporter family protein, yielding MAELVNAINDVIWSNYLIGLCLLVGVYFSLRTRFLQVRHVKEMVTLMFEGKASANGVSSFQALTISLSGRVGTGNIAGVATAITFGGPGAVFWMWAVAFLGASTAFVESTLAQIYKEKEDGQYRGGPAYYIEKGMGQKWYAWIFAIATVIGCGLLLPGVQANSIATGVANAFGIDPTVTATIVVILLGLIIFGGIKRIAQVAEVVVPFMALGYIIVACVIVAMNLSELPQIFALIFKSAFGMDAGFGAVLGLAIQWGVKRGVYSNEAGQGTGPHPSAAAEVSHPAKQGLVQGFSVYVDTLFVCTATALMILITGTYNVKGLTAGEFLVQNLPGVDAGPGYTQAAVETVLPGFGNIFVAVALFFFAFTTIMAYYYIADTNVSYINRQVHRPWLSLLLKLVIMGSVFYGSIRSADVAWGMGDIGVGLMAWLNIIAILILQKPALLALKDYEAQKKQGLDPVFHPEKLGIKNATFWEKRVAADKASKNEPHLARFESTGR
- a CDS encoding class III extradiol ring-cleavage dioxygenase, with product MTASRRSFLRHLSGLVLGTGSLSVLNVLAATPSTPLVPALFIGHGSPMNALENNPFTLAWDAMAKTLAGLPKPRAILCVSAHWQTPVSTVSVVAKPATIYDFYGFPGVLYMRQYRAMGVPESLQWLQQATTQPLAADAERGLDHGAWVVLSRLFPRADVPVFQLSLGQDLDFDGHYQLAAQLAQLRRRGVMVIGSGNMVHNLRSAQEDTMYGMRDQVHGWAQELDQRLLEAIDTHDHLRLRHLPVTEPTLFAQGHPTPEHFLPLLYPLAMQDKQDELRYFAKGFAPGSISMTSLLLMPA
- a CDS encoding class I SAM-dependent methyltransferase; translation: MDNLSEFANGRAYDAQYGHLYTDDIAYLTHLLPETGGPVLDLCCGTGIVSIPLAQQGVEVIGVDLSQPMLDWARAKSQGLPVRWVHSDVLAYEPVWRFGLITMTGNALQMFLDDTRLLGLFQRVAEWLSDEGSFVFDTRLPTPQQLHPYEEEVELARFLDSECHEVVELATRYYDSISQCQTWHKRRLRNGEQQHSQITLRYSTIEQLESMMYEAGLQVQARFADWQQTPFQREAHSIVYRLGRIRRP